From Scomber scombrus chromosome 9, fScoSco1.1, whole genome shotgun sequence, one genomic window encodes:
- the sparc gene encoding SPARC: MRVWIVFLLCLAGHAMAAPTEDIIVEEEATEEPMMEELVTEEPVEETEVGANPVQIEIGEFDEAIEVVEDVTAENPCLTHHCKKGKVCEVDDSNTPMCVCQDPTSCPIPDGEFEHVCGTDNKTYESSCHFFATKCALEGTKKGHKLHLDYIGSCKLIEPCMDSELSEFPLRMRDWLKNVLVTLFERDEDNNLLNEKQKLRVKKIFENEKRLQAGEHSLDLLAHDFEKNYNMYIFPVHWQFGQLDQHPVDGYLTHTELSPLRAPLVPMEHCTTRFFDECDADNDKYIALEEWAACFGIKEQDIDKDLIV, encoded by the exons ATGAGGGTGTGGATCGTCTTCCTTCTGTGCCTGGCTGGCCACGCCATGGCTGCTCCT actgAGGATATCATCGTGGAAGAGGAAGCCACTGAAGAGCCAATGATGGAGGAGTTAGTAACTGAGGAGCCAGTTGAG GAGACCGAGGTGGGAGCCAACCCCGTGCAGATTGAGATCGGAGAGTTTGACGAAGCCATCGAGGTTGTTGAAGACGTTACAGCTGAGA ATCCCTGCCTGACTCACCACTGCAAGAAGGGCAAAGTGTGCGAGGTCGATGACAGCAACACccccatgtgtgtgtgccaggaCCCCACCAGCTGCCCCATTCCTGATGGAGAGTTCGAGCAT gttTGCGGCACCGACAACAAGACCTACGAGTCCTCTTGCCACTTCTTCGCCACCAAGTGCGCTCTGGAGGGAACCAAGAAGGGACACAAGCTGCACCTGGACTACATCGGATCTTGCAAAC TGATCGAGCCCTGCATGGACAGCGAGCTGAGCGAGTTCCCCCTGCGTATGAGGGACTGGCTGAAGAACGTCCTGGTCACCCTGTTCGAGCGCGACGAGGACAACAACCTGCTGAACGAGAAGCAGAAGCTCAGA GTGAAGAAAATCTTCGAGAACGAGAAGAGACTGCAGGCTGGCGAGCACTCCCTGGACCTGCTGGCCCACGACTTCGAGAAGAACTACAACATGTACATCTTCCCCGTCCACTGGCAGTTCGGCCAGCTCGACCAGCACCCCGTTGATGG CTACCTGACCCACACAGAGCTCTCCCCCCTGCGTGCTCCCCTCGTTCCCATGGAGCACTGCACCACTCGCTTCTTCGACGAGTGCGACGCCGACAACGACAAATACATCGCCCTGGAGGAGTGGGCCGCCTGCTTCGGCATCAAGGAGC aggATATCGACAAAGACCTCATCGTCTAA